A genomic window from Fusarium oxysporum Fo47 chromosome X, complete sequence includes:
- a CDS encoding Six-hairpin glycosidase-like protein, whose product MLLQATASLLLVAGSALAGPVARADKSAVVYGSKGTVSLSSDGKKPDIMILDYGENVEGHPTFEVVSASGDTSTFELTYAESKFAFSNYQSDGPLPLAAAMDTYRVNRYNISKRETVNNRLVQGAFRYQKLNLSSHGELRLRKVGVKPTVHTTPLTKLPGGFECSDEDFNRIWLTGARTAQLTEIPKDTIPDFWQVSKEGSLVESSAPQALGSAAAAQLTTYQLDFQVKPVTGEFSFSVLSNTLNEAIVVTCDVKTGKVTATGASKSGSIPSSADAKLGEWISVHAKVNMTEISILVNNKTVLDFSQTDKFYGSFGLGAPLGHSAYFRNLKAATLDGTEIYKNNLTDPRFLKDFFMGTNPADTIVDGSRRDRIAYTGDLDVALGSTYASTYGKSFVEGSLDLLGSYQATPGFFIPTAKIQQEPLKELLDVNITGLIGYSFNFLNALAKNYEVLGDKKFAKEWAPRTTAMLDWAHSQSKNGLFTLDNPAFTGDWNYYDPPQTGASSKFNALYAYSLQQTHALLKDAGVNTTVYQTRLDNLRKAIHSNLWNDSLQAYVLSNKITTGFAQDANALAILAGIPQSHNISATFLLSTLDKELQLKAGPLAFSNATAKSGFAQKISPYSSAYHLRAAFESDDDVIVRRLLKSLWAPMANPAHANYTNCFWETLDPDGTPGLGRITSLCHGWASGPTAELSRHVLGVQAVEPGYKKWNVKPLTLGLEWAKGRVPTEHGNVEVDWKFKSGLLQMTVHGPKNGNTNGTVYLPRPLPTPLEKSVIKVNGKVVKGDKFTVPCGEKITIKQTRA is encoded by the exons ATGCTTCTCCAAGCTACAGCGTCGCTGCTGCTTGTAGCAGGTTCGGCCCTGGCTGGACCTGTTGCGAGGGCGGACAAGAGTGCAGTCGTCTACGGTTCCAAAGGAACTGTGTCCCTTTCTTCTGATGGAAAGAAGCCTGATATCATGATCCTCGATTACGGCGAGAATGTCGAGGGTCATCCTACCTTTGAGGttgtctctgcctctggTGATACCTCGACTTTTGAGCTCACCTATGCAGAGTCCAAGTTCGCTTTTAGCAACTACCAG AGTGATGGACCTCTTCCTTTGGCTGCTGCCATGGATACCTACCGTGTGAACCGATACAACATCTCGAAACGCGAGACTGTCAACAATCGTCTTGTCCAGGGAGCTTTCCGCTACCAGAAACTGAACCTTTCTTCGCATGGAGAGCTGCGTCTCAGAAAGGTAGGTGTGAAACCAACCGTTCACACCACGCCCCTCACCAAGCTTCCCGGAGGCTTCGAATGCTCTGACGAGGACTTTAACCGCATCTGGCTCACGGGTGCTAGGACCGCTCAGCTCACCGAGATTCCTAAGGACACTATCCCCGACTTCTGGCAGGTTTCTAAGGAAGGATCTCTTGTTGAAAGTTCTGCGCCTCAAGCGCTGGGTAGTGCTGCGGCCGCTCAGTTGACTACCTACCAGCTTGATTTCCAGGTCAAGCCTGTTACTGGGGAGTTCAGTTTCTCCGTTCTGTCGAACACTCTCAACGAAGCCATCGTGGTTACTTGCGACGTCAAGACTGGAAAGGTCACGGCAACAGGTGCTTCAAAGTCCGGTTCAATCCCATCTTCTGCTGATGCAAAGCTCGGCGAGTGGATCTCTGTACATGCCAAGGTGAACATGACCGAGATTTCcattctcgtcaacaacaagactgtTCTCGACTTCAGCCAGACAGACAAGTTCTACGGCTCTTTCGGTCTCGGTGCTCCTCTCGGTCACTCCGCCTACTTCCGTAACCTCAAGGCAGCGACTCTCGATGGTACTGAGATCTACAAGAACAACCTGACGGATCCTAGGTTCTTGAAGGACTTCTTCATGGGAACGAACCCCGCCGATACTATTGTTGATGGCTCGAGACGCGACCGAATTGCATACACCGGCGACCTAGACGTCGCACTTGGCTCGACCTATGCCAGCACCTACGGCAAGTCTTTTGTTGAGGGCTCTCTCGACCTCCTGGGTTCTTATCAGGCTACGCCCGGATTCTTCATCCCGACCGCCAAGATCCAGCAGGAGCCCCTCAAGGAACTCCTGGACGTCAACATCACTGGTCTTATTGGCTACTCGttcaacttcctcaacgCACTTGCTAAGAATTACGAGGTTTTGGGCGACAAGAAGTTTGCTAAGGAGTGGGCTCCTCGCACCACGGCTATGCTGGACTGGGCGCACTCCCAGTCGAAGAACGGTCTCTTCACGCTAGATAACCCTGCATTCACTGGAGATTGGAACTACTACGATCCTCCCCAGACCGGCGCGAGCTCCAAGTTCAACGCGCTCTATGCCTACAGCTTGCAGCAGACCCATGCTCTCCTGAAGGACGCTGGTGTCAACACCACTGTCTACCAGACTCGCCTCGACAACCTGCGCAAGGCCATTCACTCTAACCTGTGGAACGATAGCCTTCAAGCTTATGTCCTGTCCAATAAGATCACTACTGGTTTTGCCCAAGACGCCAACGCCCTTGCTATCCTCGCTGGCATTCCCCAGAGCCACAACATCTCAGCTACCTTTCTGCTGTCCACTCTCGATAAGGAACTTCAGCTCAAGGCTGGACCTCTAGCCTTCAGCAACGCTACGGCCAAATCCGGCTTCGCTCAGAAGATCAGCCCTTACTCTTCCGCCTACCATCTCCGCGCAGCTTTCGAGTCCGACGATGATGTGATTGTCCGACGTTTGTTGAAGAGTCTTTGGGCTCCCATGGCAAACCCTGCACACGCCAACTACACCAACTGCTTCTGGGAGACTCTTGACCCCGATGGTACACCTGGCCTGGGAAGAATTACCTCTCTCTGCCACGGTTGGGCTTCTGGACCTACTGCCGAGCTGAGCCGACATGTCCTTGGTGTTCAGGCCGTCGAACCTGGTTACAAGAAGTGGAATGTCAAGCCTCTGACTCTGGGTCTGGAGTGGGCTAAGGGACGTGTTCCGACTGAGCATGGAAACGTCGAGGTTGATTGGAAGTTCAAGTCTGGCCTTCTGCAGATGACTGTTCATGGGCCCAAGAATGGCAACACGAATGGTACTGTCTATCTTCCTCGACCTTTACCTACTCCTCTCGAGAAGAGTGTTATCAAGGTGAACGGGAAGGTTGTCAAGGGCGACAAGTTTACTGTACCTTGTGGCGAGAAGATTACTATCAAGCAGACCCGAGCTTGA
- a CDS encoding general substrate transporter, with amino-acid sequence MASPEVTTTMALPPSPVDTKRWWKSPNLRTLNFLMMIPLLSIFSQGFDGSMMNGLQSVTHWQTYFGTPTGAMLGFFNAAYPLGGILGTFLISPAADNFGRRWGLATGAALCCIGAAIQGAAMNIAMFIISRVIIGAGSVVVAGVGAPYITEIAHPAQRSTATALFLTFYSVGSIIAGWCTFGTFRIDSTASWRIPSALQGLPSVIQLLFVWFVPESPRWLVSKGRNDEALQMLAKYHGEGDSSDPVVQFEYNEILETLSAEASEHNNIFVFLKDLGSTPGNRRRMFIMVWAAICSQMSGNAFVSYYLSPILHSVGLNSDLQQTLINATNQMLSWFSAIYFATLPAKVGRRKLFLWSLAAIWVIDICITAGSAVFAKDNNNKAAAYTVVAFLYLFSPAYNLGFNGNLGLYIPEILPYRMRTKGLSFFYFVQFCFMMLSTFVVPIGLKDITWKFYIIFVGWVMVEFVGVYLVFPETKGPSLEEIAWIFDGPSGGVGMHSARVEGKTSTIVEHTDGKESV; translated from the exons ATGGCTTCTCCAGAAGTAACTACCACCATGGCTCTGCCGCCATCGCCTGTAGATACCAAGCGTTGGTGGAAATCGCCCAATCTGCGCACCCTGAACTTTCTCATGATGATCCCACTTCTGTCGATCTTTTCTCAAGG TTTCGATGGAAGTATGATGAACGGTTTGCAGTCCGTCACCCACTGGCAGACTTACTTCGGCACTCCAACGGGAGCTATGctgggcttcttcaacgccgCCTACCCCCTCGGCGGTATCCTGGGCACGTTTCTCATCTCCCCGGCGGCCGATAACTTTGGACGAAGATGGGGTCTAGCTACTGGCGCTGCTCTTTGCTGTATTGGTGCAGCTATCCAGGGCGCTGCTATGAATATTGCCATGTTTATCATCTCACGAGTCATCATCGGCGCAGGCAGCGTTGTCGTTGCTGGAGTTGGTGCTCCTTACATCACAGAGATTGCGCACCCTGCTCAGCGAAGTACGGCTACAGCTCTGTTTCTCACCTTTTACTCCGTCGGATCCATCATTGCCGGCTGGTGTACTTTTGGTACTTTCCGCATTGACAGCACTGCATCCTGGCGTATTCCCTCAGCGCTGCAGGGTCTTCCCTCCGTTATCCAGCTTCTCTTTGTCTGGTTTGTCCCAGAGTCGCCCAGATGGCTCGTCAGCAAGGGTCGCAACGATGAGGCTCTTCAGATGCTCGCCAAGTACCATGGCGAGGGTGACTCGTCTGACCCTGTTGTTCAGTTTGAGTACAATGAGATTCTTGAGACGCTGAGTGCAGAGGCATCTGAGCATAACaacatcttcgtcttcctcaagGACTTGGGAAGCACTCCTGGTAACCGCAGGCGCATGTTTATCATGGTCTGGGCCGCTATCTGCTCACAGATGTCTGGTAACGCCTTTGTCTCATATTATCTCTCCCCCATCCTGCACTCTGTCGGACTCAACTCGGATCTTCAGCAGACTCTCATCAACGCTACAAACCAGATGCTCTCTTGGTTCAGTGCCATTTACTTCGCCACGTTGCCTGCCAAGGTCGGTCGTCGCAAGCTTTTCCTTTGGTCTCTTGCTGCCATCTGGGTCATCGACATTTGCATCACTGCAGGAAGTGCTGTGTTCGCCAaggacaacaacaacaaagcTGCCGCGTATACAGTCGTTGCATTCCTCTACCTCTTCTCTCCCGCCTACAACCTCGGTTTCAACGGTAACCTTGGTCTTTACATCCCTGAGATCCTTCCTTATCGCATGCGAACCAAGGGATTGTCGTTTTTCTACTTCGTCCAGTTCTGCTTCATGATGCTCTCAACTTTTGTCGTGCCTATTGGTCTAAAGGATATTACCTGGAAATTctacatcatcttcgtcggcTGGGTCATGGTTGAGTTTGTTGGAGTCTATCTCGTCTTCCCGGAGACAAAGGGTCCTTctttggaggagattgcCTGGATCTTTGATGGCCCCAGTGGTGGAGTTGGTATGCATTCCGCTCGGGTTGAGGGTAAGACTTCGACCATTGTTGAGCATACAGATGGTAAGGAGTCAGTCTAA
- a CDS encoding amine oxidase has translation MAVSTSSSSTQWTHEPVDVAIVGGGLSGLAAAKDLVAAGKSVLVLEARDRVGGKVYDVEVKDGNGHKVEAGAEFVYKNHKRLLTLASELGIKTFPTYIEGNMLMWIPGQGRLLYDPVKTQGMPPLSEEDITILAGITVQVNEMASEIDVHQPWMHPKAKEWDRLTLSSWLDGFARDGVARGVIDMTNRAIMSAEGEDVSLLSAVINVARTGDLETKGRMEMLTNVKNGSLEERIEGGPQNIAIKLAERLGSDTVRLRAPVRQILQNDAGYLVVGDSFRVQAQKVIIAIPPTLAGRIVYQPPLPAARDQLCQRVPMGSIGKVIAIYKTPFWRDQGLSGEVASLEGVSQSTFDSSPPDGSFGAMMGFIEANEMRRLDEASEEEIFAAVTEDFARYFGPKAREVQSWVLQRWDNEEFSRGGHTGLFPPNVWTQFGPALTKPARGVYFAGTEASSYWAGFMEGAVIAGEEAAAKILSAS, from the coding sequence ATGGCAGTATCCACCTCATCGTCCTCCACGCAGTGGACACATGAGCCCGTCGACGTAGCCATCGTAGGCGGGGGCCTCAGTGGCCTTGCGGCTGCTAAAGATCTCGTCGCTGCCGGCAAGTCAGTCCTTGTCCTCGAAGCCCGAGATCGAGTCGGCGGAAAAGTCTACGACGTAGAGGTGAAGGACGGGAATGGCCATAAAGTCGAAGCCGGAGCTGAGTTTGTCTACAAGAACCACAAGAGGTTGCTTACTCTTGCCAGTGAGCTTGGCATCAAGACGTTCCCGACATACATCGAGGGCAATATGCTCATGTGGATACCTGGTCAGGGTCGTCTACTATACGATCCTGTCAAGACACAGGGAATGCCGCCACTATCTGAAGAGGACATAACAATTCTGGCTGGCATCACAGTGCAGGTCAATGAGATGGCAAGTGAGATCGACGTGCATCAGCCTTGGATGCACCCAAAAGCTAAGGAATGGGATCGTCTCACGCTGTCGTCATGGCTTGATGGCTTTGCTCGCGATGGTGTAGCGCGAGGAGTGATCGATATGACAAACAGAGCTATCATGTCGGCAGAAGGCGAGGATGTTTCACTGTTGAGCGCTGTGATCAATGTTGCACGAACTGGAGACCTAGAAACGAAGGGTCGAATGGAGATGTTGACCAACGTCAAGAATGGGTCTCTTGAAGAAAGAATCGAGGGCGGACCACAGAACATCGCTATCAAACTAGCTGAGCGCCTTGGTAGTGACACAGTCCGTCTTCGGGCACCTGTTCGACAGATCCTCCAGAACGACGCTGGATACCTCGTTGTGGGCGATTCATTCCGCGTTCAAGCACAAAAagtcatcatcgccatcccCCCCACCCTCGCAGGTCGTATCGTCTATCAACCTCCCCTCCCCGCAGCTCGTGATCAACTTTGCCAGCGCGTCCCAATGGGTTCAATCGGAAAAGTCATCGCAATCTACAAGACCCCCTTCTGGCGGGACCAAGGCCTCAGCGGTGAAGTCGCAAGTCTCGAGGGTGTATCCCAGTCTACATTCGACAGTTCTCCCCCTGATGGAAGCTTTGGCGCTATGATGGGTTTTATAGAAGCCAACGAGATGCGAAGACTCGATGAAGcctctgaagaagagatctttGCTGCTGTGACAGAAGACTTTGCTAGATACTTTGGTCCCAAGGCGAGGGAGGTCCAGTCCTGGGTTCTTCAGAGGTGGGATAATGAGGAGTTTTCGAGAGGTGGTCATACAGGATTGTTCCCGCCCAATGTCTGGACTCAGTTTGGACCTGCGCTGACGAAGCCGGCTAGGGGGGTCTATTTTGCCGGCACGGAAGCGTCCAGCTATTGGGCTGGGTTTATGGAGGGTGCTGTAATTGCTGGTGAAGAGGCAGCTGCAAAGATACTGAGCGCCTCTTGA
- a CDS encoding general substrate transporter → MGTDNIVVNKHTLEGLDLGDPHTIELIQRAQDGNAADRDLTIRQALKKYRKAVLWASVLSISLVMEGYDLVMLGSFYGLTQFQDHFGEYSAKEGKKVISPAWQSGLSNSSQVGQLAGLLINAWAQDKFGARTTMMVFMAYLVGTIFILAFAPSLSILAFGEALCGVAWGVFQTLSTTYACEVVPTILRPYVTAWVCMCWGLGILISSGVVRACLNIEGNLAWKLPFYLQWVWPVPLFFVAYFAPESPWNAVRRGKLELAKTSLRRLASDDGDREGEIEASLAYIQHTTALEKAETGGASIIECFKGTNLRRTEINCVVWAAQILCGNAILGFVVVFLQAAGWSQVQSFNLNISLSACYIIGGMICWVLFPRFGRATIYMSGLVFMFCCLIAIGALGWSTSKDAYLAVGLLFVVSTLCNMITIGPVCYPIVAETPSGRLRYKTIVIGRFVYNLTAIFNNSVTPRMISASGWGWGAKTGLFYAGTNALCLIWCWFRLPETKDRTFGEIDILFENRVPARKFKYTKADQFALESDYVQEKVGPAVDQID, encoded by the exons ATGGGTACAGACAACATCGTTGTGAATAAGCACACGCTCGAGggtcttgatcttggtgacCCTCACACCATCGAGCTTATCCAGCGCGCTCAAGATGGAAACGCTGCGGACAGAGACCTCACCATCCGCCAAGCCCTCAAGAAATACAGAAAGGCTGTGCTCTGGGCCTCCGTCCTGTCCATCAGTCTGGTAATGGAAGGTTACGACTTGGTCATG CTCGGATCCTTCTACGGCCTAACCCAGTTCCAAGACCACTTCGGCGAGTACAGCGCCAAAGAGGGCAAAAAGGTCATCTCGCCAGCCTGGCAATCCGGCCTCTCGAACTCGTCGCAAGTAGGACAACTGGCCGGCCTTTTGATCAACGCATGGGCACAAGATAAATTCGGCGCTCGGACTACCATGATGGTGTTTATGGCGTATCTTGTAggcaccatcttcatcctcgcctTTGCACCGTCTCTTTCCATTCTGGCATTTGGTGAAGCTCTGTGCGGTGTTGCTTGGGGTGTTTTCCAA ACCTTGTCTACTACCTACGCTTGCGAAGTCGTCCCCACGATTCTCCGTCCATACGTCACCGCTTGGGTCTGCATGTGCTGGGGCCTCGGtatcttgatctcatcagGCGTGGTGCGAGCATGCCTAAACATCGAGGGTAATTTGGCCTGGAAGCTGCCCTTCTATCTTCAATGGGTCTGGCCAGTACCGCTTTTCTTCGTGGCGTACTTCGCTCCCGAATCTCCGTGGAACGCCGTCCGTCGCGGCAAACTTGAGCTCGCTAAGACATCTCTTCGGCGACTTGCTTCAGACGATGGGGATAGAGAAGGAGAGATTGAGGCAAGCTTGGCGTACATACAGCATACCACGGCTTTGGAAAAGGCGGAAACTGGTGGAGCGTCTATTATTGAATGCTTCAAGGGTACCAACCTTCGTCGAACCGAAATT AACTGCGTTGTCTGGGCCGCCCAAATCCTCTGTGGAAACGCCATTCTCGgcttcgtcgtcgtcttcctccAAGCCGCAGGCTGGTCACAGGTCCAGTCATTCAACCTAAACATCTCTCTCTCAGCATGCTACATCATCGGCGGCATGATCTGCTGGGTTCTTTTCCCTCGATTCGGACGCGCGACCATTTACATGAGCGGCCTCGTGTTCATGTTCTGCTGCCTGATTGCCATCGGAGCTCTCGGATGGTCCACCAGCAAAGACGCTTATCTCGCAGTTGGCCTACTCTTTGTGGTGTCGACTCTTTGCAACATGATCACCATTGGGCCGGTGTGCTATCCTATTGTGGCTGAGACTCCTTCGGGAAGGCTTAGGTATAAGACTATTGTCATTGGGAGGTTTGTGTATAACCTTACTGCCATCTTCAATAATTCTGTTACGCCAAGGATGATTTCGGCGTCCG GCTGGGGCTGGGGTGCAAAAACAGGTCTTTTCTATGCTGGAACGAATGCACTTTGTCTTATTTGGTGCTGGTTCCGTCTTCCTGAGACAAAGGATCGTACCTTTGGTGAAATCGATATTCTCTTTGAGAACCGTGTACCAGCAAGAAAGTTCAAGTATACTAAAGCCGACC AATTCGCACTTGAGAGTGACTATGTGCAGGAAAAGGTTGGGCCAGCCGTTGACCAGATTGATTGA
- a CDS encoding general substrate transporter has translation MGKNSLEAKADVAMAENAGHVVDEQILDLDQRIQELVAITPPFYHNKNLLRLYLLIIPTCLAAAITLGFDASMMSGLQAVPSWDNYFGQPRGALLGIMSAILPLGCVVATPFISLVGDRWGRRMGIFVGAVIMIIGAVIQGASVHFAMFLISRFIIGFGLVFANAYAPMLIGELAHPKERQVITSLYQTSWYIGAILAAWVTFGTFSIPSEWAWRIPSLLQAAPAMLPITCVFLLPESPRWLIANGRSEEAKALLVKWHGNGDENDELVKLEFIQMRNVIEAEVSNETGWKDLLTSPGNRKRVFILVCLGCFSQWSGNGLVSYYLVRVLETVGVTDARERNILNGCLMIFNWLTSVASAFLTAYMKRRTQFLLSVGGMLGIFASQTLCAGLFNEDHNTAAGKAVIAMLFLFYFFYNLAFNALLYSYPVEILPYPIRAKGFSLLMFFGKASNFINTMVNPIGLQALAWKFYFVYVAWLAIELAIVWKFFIETKGPSLEAIAAVFDNHSPAAYDSQDYKTEKREKLEED, from the exons ATGGGCAAGAATAGTCTTGAAGCCAAAGCGGATGTCGCTATGGCGGAGAATGCAGGCCATGTGGTTGACGAGCAGATCCTCGATCTTGACCAGAGGATTCAGGAACTTGTTGCAATCACGCCTCCATTCTACCACAACAAGAATCTTCTCCGGCTGTATCTCCTCATCATTCCAACTTGTTTAGCAGCTGCTATCACCCTGGGATTCGATGCGAGTATGATGTCTGGCCTTCAAGCTGTACCTTCTTGGGATAACT ACTTTGGTCAACCTCGTGGTGCACTTCTTGGTATCATGTCAGCCATCCTCCCTCTAGGCTGTGTTGTCGCTACGCCATTCATCAGCTTGGTCGGTGACCGCTGGGGAAGACGTATGGGTATCTTTGTTGGCGCTGTAATCATGATCATCGGTGCAGTCATCCAAGGTGCCTCTGTTCACT TCGCCATGTTTCTCATCTCCCGCTTCATCATCGGTTTCGGTCTCGTCTTCGCAAACGCCTACGCCCCCATGCTCATCGGCGAACTCGCCCATCCCAAGGAACGACAAGTCATAACGTCCCTTTATCAGACCTCTTGGTATATCGGTGCTATCCTCGCTGCTTGGGTGACCTTTGGGACCTTTAGCATTCCTAGTGAATGGGCGTGGAGAATCCCATCTCTTCTACAGGCTGCCCCAGCTATGCTTCCCATCACATGcgtctttcttcttcctgagTCTCCTCGATGGCTCATCGCGAATGGCCGCAgtgaagaagccaaggcgTTGTTGGTGAAATGGCATGGTAatggagatgagaatgacGAACTTGTCAAGCTTGAGTTCATCCAGATGCGAAATGTCATTGAAGCTGAGGTCAGCAATGAGACAGGTTGGAAGGACCTCTTGACCTCTCCTGGTAACAGAAAGCGAGTCTTTATTCTGGTTTGTCTTGGCTGCTTCAGTCAGTGGTCGGGCAACGGTCTCGTTTCTTACTACCTTGTTCGTGTACTCGAAACTGTTGGCGTCACCGATGCTCGAGAGCGCAACATTCTCAACGGCTGCCTCATGATCTTCAACTGGCTCACTTCGGTTGCTTCCGCATTCCTCACCGCTTACATGAAGCGCCGAACCCAGTTCCTCCTTTCTGTTGGAGGCATGCTTGGCATTTTCGCGTCTCAGACCCTTTGCGCTGGTCTCTTCAACGAAGATCACAACACCGCCGCCGGAAAAGCCGTCATCGCAATGCTTTTCCTCTTCTACTTCTTCTACAATTTGGCCTTCAACGCACTCCTCTACTCGTACCCTGTCGAGATTCTTCCCTATCCCATTCGTGCCAAGGGTTTCTCGCTCCTCATGTTCTTCGGAAAGGCGAGTAACTttatcaacaccatggtCAACCCTATCGGTCTTCAGGCACTTGCGTGGAAGTTTTACTTTGTTTATGTCGCATGGCTTGCTATTGAGCTTGCTATTGTTTGGAAGTTCTTTATCGAGACAAAGGGCCCTAGTCTCGAAGCTATTGCTGCTGTTTTTGACAATCATAGCCCGGCAGCATATGATTCGCAAGATTATAAGactgagaagagagagaagttGGAGGAAGATTAG